From a single Dysidea avara chromosome 14, odDysAvar1.4, whole genome shotgun sequence genomic region:
- the LOC136244629 gene encoding uncharacterized protein: MDENTVVDQLFYSDTDDDWNNSDEKDSFVHGEDSFVLDRLTREQDDDYGGVEENDREEEFSNDEEDIEEETNDDYEADVRYCEGHDESSHPGRSGLHSGVSDGGMGSLETEYPCSGSPVAYHGSPVSSSPHVPFSPSDRGRDYSPSPSDPLSGRNRGRGRGRGRGRGTVSTMDLVPSRGRRKGTGRGRGTGRGRDLAIENAYTLECCFTPVNDRRTIKSFREQLATKLLCQHSSRQHGGRQSQALPPQSPARLEERHFIENLGTDGDCAVCSDRKTHRKRTKYGCVNCGMVHLCLKNCFKIYHTKENYK; this comes from the exons ATGGATGAAAATACTGTTGTTGATCAACTTTTCTATAGCGACACCGACGATGACTGGAACAACTCGGACGAAAAGGACTCTTTTGTCCATGGAGAAGACTCTTTTGTCCTTGATAGGCTTACCAGGGAACAAGACG ATGATTATGGCGGTGTGGAAGAAAATGATCGTGAGGAAGAGTTCAGCAACGACGAAGAAGACATCGAGGAAGAAACAAACGATGATTATGAAG CTGATGTAAGATATTGTGAAGGTCATGATGAGTCAAGCCATCCTGGACGATCTGGGCTACATAGTGGAGTAAGTGACGGTGGGATGGGTAGCCTGGAAACTGAATACCCCTGTAGTGGTTCTCCTGTGGCCTACCATGGCTCTCCTGTTAGTTCTTCTCCACATGTCCCATTTTCACCTAGTGATAGAGGCAGGGACTACTCACCATCTCCATCTGATCCTTTGTCTGGTAGAAATAGAGGGAGGGGTAGAGGTAGAGGAAGGGGTAGGGGAACTGTGTCTACAATGGATCTTGTGCCTAGTCGAGGTAGGAGGAAAGGTACTGGTAGGGGTAGAGGTACCGGTAGGGGTAGGGATTTGGCTATCGAAAATGCTTATACTCTAGAGTGCTGTTTCACACCTGTGAATGATCGTAGGACCATCAAAAGCTTTAGGGAGCAACTGGCTactaaacttttatgtcaacaTAGCTCACGCCAGCATGGAGGACGTCAATCACAGGCTCTTCCTCCTCAATCGCCTGCGAGGCTTGAGGAACGCCATTTCATAGAGAACCTTGGGACTGACGGTGACTGTGCAGTGTGTTCTGACCGGAAGACACATAGAAAACGTACTAAGTATGGCTGCGTAAATTGTGGAATGGTTCATTTGTGCCTTAAAAATTGTTTTAAGATATACCACACCAAGGAAAACTATAAATAA
- the LOC136244727 gene encoding uncharacterized protein — translation MLDKPLPAVVKIIFSYENAFLIEGKEFERSANIDNCQLYNDDQVFVMWNWTWLDENSSNEDETSSKASGKIKDVNDESDDDSSNAIPAITHSVIFKCIGSTKEHVYQETLALANKKRSEGIALPVKLLKETSNPVDAKAIAFVVNINDTWEWIGYVVQEIRDEVHKAMDDCCILNVQLDCIKRMLYFKHPGWYAGIKITRSGEWSHNVIHSRSTLA, via the exons ATGTTGGACAAACCTTTGCCAGCAGTTGTGAAGATCATCTTCAGTTATGAAAACGCCTTTCTAATTGAG GGAAAAGAGTTTGAAAGATCTGCAAACATTGACAACTGCCAACTGTACAATGATGATCAAGTGTTTGTAATGTGGAACTGGACTTGGCTTGATGAAAATTCAAGTAATGAAGACGAGACCAGCTCAAAAGCTTCAGGTAAAATTAAAGACGTTAATGATGAATCTGATGATGACAGTAGCAATGctataccagccatcacacatTCAGTGATATTTAAATGCATTGGCAGTACAAAAGAACACGTGTACCAAGAGACGCTTGCCTTAGCTAATAAGAAAAGAAGTGAGGGAATAGCTTTACCAGTGAAATTGCTTAAGGAAACAAGTAATCCAGTCGATGCTAAAGCAATAGCTTTTGTGGTCAACATAAATGATACATGGGAATGGATTGGTTACGTGGTGCAGGAGATACGTGATGAGGTTCACAAGGCCATGGATGATTGCTGTATTTTAAATGTTCAACTTGACTGCATCAAACGTATGTTGTACTTCAAGCATCCAGGATGGTATGCAGGGATCAAAATTACAAGAAGTGGAGAGTGGTCACACAATGTTATACATAGTCGTAGTACTTTAGCTTAA
- the LOC136244728 gene encoding uncharacterized protein, translating into MVSLAWKIKELSELNEQGRSLNSAIGILAAKLTGECRWIEDNIPSKLKEIRVQLAVFVKGVTRHQRTPATHVLVFMISNEERDKKPYAQPVQCVPYKGVSDSMVRQLANKIIHEMSARKMNVAGFTTDGEWNSLRTKGNTRTIVYFSDPQ; encoded by the exons ATGGTTAGCCTAGCATGGAAAATTAAAGAGCTCAGCGAGTTAAATGAGCAGGGCAGAAGCTTGAATTCAGCTATTGGTATTCTTGCTGCAAAGCTTACTGGAGAGTGCAGGTGGATTGAAGACAATATTCCCAGTAAACTGAAGGAAATTCGTGTGCAGCTGGCTGTGTTTGTCAAAGGTGTCACTCGGCATCAACGTACCCCTGCAACACATGTGCTAGTGTTTATGATTAGCAACGAAGAGAGGGACAAGAAGCCGTATGCACAACCTGTCCAGTGTGTACCTTATAAGGGTGTCTCAGACTCAATGGTTCGCCAGCTTGCAAACAAGATCATACATGAAATGAGTGCTAGAAAAATGAACGTTGCAG GCTTCACTACAGATGGAGAATGGAATTCCCTTCGAACAAAAGGGAATACAAGGACCATTGTCTATTTTTCAGATCCGCAGTAA
- the LOC136244664 gene encoding uncharacterized protein, with translation MARITSLELARMLEEDSDWNDSDEECHRGDRDDSDDDLVDNNGAEDCPLDFIERYEMYEADFQDWGPPPSDFVDKTVKPLQLEAGIVEGDNDREVEQMANVDVCQETLEAGVMSSEIQQLDADVDIESMEHADIDVQDVAGTADVDVQDGTGTADGNNSASNDNGPNGETPSLGVSIDLSSLFRPPTSQLIHLCHQPLLWLGIHLRNLWDQKNPYLLKLGL, from the exons ATGGCTAGGATAACATCACTGGAGCTGGCACGCATGTTAGAAGAAGACAGTGACTGGAATGATTCGGATGAAGAATGTCACCGTGGCGATAGAGACGATTCTGATGATGATTTAGTCGACAACAATGGTGCTGAAGATTGTCCACTTGATTTCATTGAGCGATACGAG ATGTATGAGGCTGATTTCCAAGACTGGGGACCACCTCCAAGTGATTTTGTGGACAAAACTGTAAAGCCCTTACAGTTAGAGGCTGGAATCGTTGAAGGGGACAATGACAGGGAGGTGGAACAGATGGCTAATGTCGAT GTTTGCCAAGAAACCCTAGAGGCTGGTGTTATGAGTAGTGAAATACAGCAACTG GATGCTGATGTTGACATTGAGAGCATGGAG CATGCTGACATTGATGTCCAGGACGTGGCAGGGACAGCTGATGTTGATGTCCAGGATGGGACAGGGACAGCCGATGGTAACAATAGTGCAAGTAATGATAATGGACCTAATGGGGAAACACCATCTCTGGGCGTTTCTATAGATCTTTCCAGTCTTTTTAGACCACCCACCAGCCAGCTAATCCACCTTTGCCATCAACCTTTACTTTGGCTGGGGATCCATTTACGCAacctgtgggaccaaaaaaaccCTTACCTCCTGAAGCTAGGCCTATAG